CCTCTTTGTGTGACTTCAATTTTTAAGGCTGTACGAGCAAATTTAAATTGCTCTATATGAAAATCGTTAAAGATACGGTATCCATTAGGACTACGTTTGGGTCTAGGTATTAGTTCAAGTTCTTCATATAAACGTACTGTATTAGGATGTATACCAATCAAATCTGCTATTTCTGATGTCGTGTAGGTATTCATTTATATTCAACTCCTCTTGTGTGTATATAGCATCAACAATAATATCACTAAACCAAAGTCTGGTGTTATAGTGGAGGGTTGTTATAATCATTCTATATACAACTATTCTATTATAGAAGTAAGTATATATTTTTTAATAAACTGCCATCTATCACGAGGTTTAAAAACTATCTTAGATGGTATTGCTATGACCAAATCATACTTTGGTATACAACATATAGCATTTCCTCCAGCTCCCATTGCTGAGTACCAAAGGACTCCATCTTCTTCACATAACCACCATAGATAACCATACTCATTGGAATTCATTTTAGTTGATTCTTCAATCCATGATTTAGATATAATACTTTTATTATTCCAAATACCATCATTTAAATACAGAGAACCAAATCGTAACATATCTCTAGCACTCAATGTAAGTCCCCAGCCACCTGTAGAATTACCTTGTCTGTCTTTTGCCCAACCTTTAAGATTTTTTCCAAATAAATCTTCAAAGCCAAAATTTTTTATATCATAATCTGGTATTTCTCTCATACCAATAGGTTTGAATAGGTGTTCATTAGCAAATTCACGAGCACACTTTCCTGTAGTATTCGTAATAATAGCTGAAAGTAGGTGAACTCCAGCTGAAGAATATTTGAAAGTTCCAATATTTTTATTCTGACCAAGTTGATTTAGGGTGTATTTTACCCAATCTCGTTGCTTAGAAAGTCTCTCTAATGACTCAGTTGTATTTTTAAAAGGGTATGGTGCAGTCATTGTAAGTAAATGACGTATAGTTACTGCTTTTTTGTATATATCAGCAGGGTTACAAGTGTATTCAGGGAAAAAATCAACAACTTTTTGCTCAACATCCTTTATATAGCCTTTGTCTATCGCGATACCAATTAGAGCTGATATAATACTTTTTGTGACAGATGCAACGTGAAAAGTATCGTTGGCATTGTAACCATTATAATATTTCTCAAAGACGACATTTCCTCTTCTTGCTATAATTATTCCGTTTATGTTACTGTATTGTGAGATTATCAAAGGTTCAAGTTGTGAAAGTTTTTTTGAATCCATTCCAACACTTGAGGGGTCTATATTTTCAAAATTCAAATCTAAGCAGTAGTCCTTATTCACTATAAATACCTCCCTGTTATAGACTTTGAGTTTTCTTTTAGTTGTTGAGGAGAACCTTCTGCAATGATATATCCACCCTTGTCTCCACCTTCTGAACCAAGTTCAATAATCCAATCACAAGTATTTAGAACTTCTATATCATGTTCGACAACAATTACAGAATTTCCATTTTCGACTAGTTCGTCCAACAATTGAATTAGTTTAGCAGTATCATATAGACTTAGACCAGTAGTGGGTTCATCCAACACATAGAGGATATTGCCTTTTCGTTTTTTACCAATCTCTTTTGCAAGCTTTATTCTTTGAGATTCGCCACCACTTAAAGTAGGGGTAGGTTGACCTAGTTTTATATAACCCATACCAATTTGTTCTAGTACTTTTAAGTGTGAAACAATATTTGGAGTATCTTCGAAAAAACTAACAGCTTCAGATACACTCATATTTAGGACATCATAGATATTTTTATTCTTATATTTAATGGATAATGATTCATCATTAAATCTTTTTCCATGACATTCATTACATATACTGTCCATACTTAAATTATTTCCCAACCAGATTTTTTCATATCCGCTACCACTACACTTAGGACAAGCACCTTTTGAGTTGAATGAAAAATGCCCAGCAGTGAAATTTTGTTTTATTGATTCTGGTTGACTTGCAAATAAAACACGTATCTTATCCCATATACCAATATAAGAGGCAGGTGTCGAATTTATATTTCTACCAATAGGAGTTTGAGATATTTCTGAATATCCAGAGATATATTGTGTACCACTTAATTTATCTGCAATAGTTTCTACAATTGTATAATCATTGTCATCGCTTACTTCACTTATTTCATTTTCTTTAATAGTGGTTTTATTGTTACTTGGTTGATTGTTGAAGTAACTCCTAAGAAGAGGGAGTAATGTATCTGAAATAAGGGAGCTTTTTCCACTACCAGATTTTCCAGCTATTCCAATCATAGCTCCCAAAGGTAATGATGCAGTAACATTTTTAAGATTATTTGTACTTGCATTTTGAACAACTATACAAGGCATTTTTTCAGTGTTCGTAATATTTTTAGAGGCTGTTCTAGTAGGCATGGAGTATTTTCCTGAGATATATTGCCCAGTAATTGACTCATTTGACTTAAGCAGACCTTCTAAATCTCCTTGATATATTAATTGCCCACCTTCAACGCCAGCTTTTGGACCTATATCAATAATATGTTCTGCCATATTAATTGTGTTTTTATCGTGTTCAACCACAATGACAGTGTTACCTAAATCTTTTAAATCTTTAATGGATTTTAGAATATCGATTTTTTCAGATTCATGTAATCCCGCAGTTGGTTCGTCAAGTACATAAATTAATGAATCCATCTCTGAATCAAGGTGAGAATTTAAAAATAGTCTTTGTATTTCTCCACCACTTAAAGTTGACATCTCTCTGTATAAGGACAGATGACCTAGTCTTGCTTTTATTAGATTATTTGTCTTAATCAAAATATCATTTATTAAATTTTTACCTAGGGTAGTTAGTTTATTTTGATTTAATAAGGACTTTAGAAATTCATGAACTTCTAAAATGCTCATTTTTCCAAGTTCACCAATATGTTTTCCATTTAATAAAACCTGGCGTGCTTCTTCACCAATTTTAAAACCATGGCATTCAGAACAAGTAGTCATACTATAAATACCATTTAAATCTTCACCTCTTTGGTGACGGCTATGAAGTACTTTTGCTAAAGAAGAACTTCGTTTTCCATTTTCATAATGGCCATAGAGTACCTCATTTTGTACCTCATCAGGTAATTGTAAGAATGGTATATCTAAATAATCTTTGAACTTTTTAGATAGAACTCTCAAATATCCTGGTGTAATTTGAGCTCTATCCAAAACTTTTTTTAGGGTAGTGTGCTTATCCAAAATAAGTTTTTCAATATTAATCTCAAAGTATGCTCCACGTCCAGAGCACTTCATACACATACCATCTGAAGAGGTATATGAGAAATAACTTGGTCTCAATCGTTCTTCTTCATTACCACAATTATTACAAATAAGATTGTTGTCTACAGGAGTGTTACACGCAGAACATATTACTTGTCCTTCTCCTGCATATAATAGTGTAAGCATATTAATAATATTGGTTCTAGTGCCTACTGTTGAACGAGGATTACTTTGACGAATTATATTTTGTTTAACAGCTATAGTAGGAGCTAATCCTTGAATGTTATCGAATTTATTCTCATTATCAATGCCTGAAAGTATACCTAAAGACTGTAAGTACTGTTTACGTCCTTCCTCAAATACAATATCAAACATAAGACTAGACTTACCTGAACCACTAACACCTGTTGCAACTACAAGCTTGTTTTTGGGGATAGATATATCTATGTTTTTTAGGTTATGTATTTTTGCACCTTTGATTTTTATTTCTTTCATTAACTCACCTCATTTTATTAATTTTATCAAACTATAAAATTGGGATGTTTTAATCCTTAATATAAGAAGAGGTTAAGCGAAATCATAGTATTAAAAAGACTCTATAGGTAAATATATATCAACTATATGTTTATTTTGTGGGTGACTATTTGGGTCATTAAGATATACTTCAAAAGGAAAAGAATTACGTAATTTATGCTCATCATTTGATAGCCATTCATTATACATAAAATCCCAAGCATCACTGTATTCATCTTGAAAAATACTAAAATGTCCCACAAGATATTTTCCAGACGGTATTGTCATATTACCAAGGTCGCTACTTTCTTTGACAACAATATTATCTGGAATTGTCATACAAATACTAGTCCTCAAGTGGTGTTCTTGTGTAAATTGAGGATTATCATGATAAATAGCTAATATCTTTGCCTTTTCAAGTTCAATTAGATTCTGCTCATTTGCATATTCAAAGAGTTTTTCTACAATCTTTGGAAAATGACTAGCTAAATTTCCATATGACCCAGTGTATCTAATATAAGCTGTATTTACATTATCAAGTTCTAAGATTTCAATTTCTCCCTTGACCTCTCTATTATTTTTAGATTTAAGTTTTGATATGTATCTATTATACTGAGAAATTTTATATGGTTCTTTGCAATTCTTGCTATAATTGTTTCTATATTTTATAGGGCTTATCTTGTAATAGTTTTTGAATGCTCGCGAAAAAACTGCGGAATCAGTAAAGCCAAAATAATGTGCAATATCAGTAACTGTCATATCAGTACGATGAATAAGAAAAGAAGTAGCTCCTTCTAGTTTTAACCTGTTTACATACTGTGATAATGTTTCTTCTGTTATTGCTTTAAAAATCCTATGAAAATGAAACTTTGAAAAACCTGCTATATTAGAAAGTTCCTCAAGAGAAAGAGAGTCATACAAATGGTATTCTATATAGTCTTGTACCTTACAAATACGACGTAAGTATTCTTTTTTACTTTTAGAATTGGTCATAAATATACCTCCTTATTGTAAAAATATATATTTTAAATATCTTTATTTGTAGTAAATAAAGAGTTGTGTATGTGAAATTTATAGAGAGCAAAATATTAAATGGATTTTTCTATTATGAATTTTGTCATAGACAATAAAAATTCATAATAGATTTTATATCTTACTTTGTAACACTTAGTATAACATAATGATATATTTTTAGATTATATATTTATTTGAACTACTCTACATTATCTACCGTTCTATCCTACTTACATTGAGGATGGAGTATTTTGTCTATCTTTTATAAAGTTATAGATTATAACAGAAACAAAAACTTAATATCTATTATGATTAGATATGACTGAAAAGCTTAAGACTAAGAAAGATATATTAATTTTAAGAAAATATTTATAAACCAAGAAAATATTTATATTAAAAAAATTATTAAATTTATTGTTTAAATAAAAAAGTTAAATCTCATCTATTAACATAATGCCTTTAAAACTTTAAAATGAAAAATATAGAAGAATGATTTTTAATAAAATAGAATCATCTAATAAATTATTAAGAGATACAAAAATATTTTACAAACAATTATTTATTTAAATTGGGGGAATAAGAATATGAACAATGGTTTTTATCAATTAAATTCAGCAGTACTATATTTTAACGAGCGAAGTGATGTAAATAAAATAAGGTTTAATCACTATATAATGAGAAAAGAAAATATACAAAGATTAAAGAGAACTTTACCAAGGGGGCAGTTTATGATGACTGTAAGAAAGGCTGCATCTGACCTTGATTTATCAATATCTACAATAAGTAGGCTTGTAAATGAGTTTATAGATTTAGGAATATTGAGATTAATAAGTCGAGGAGTGAAGGGAAATTGTTGCTCTGTATACAGTTATATATGTTCTGAAAGTAATGATACAGGTGTAATAAAGAAACGTAGAAGTTTTTTTGAAGATATCTTGGAAAAGATTAATGAAACAAATAATAGTAGTCAAAAAGTATCAAAACATGAATATAAGTATAAGAAAGCTAAGACTAGTGATACCAATATGTACAGCTGTGTAGATAAAGAGCATAGACAATGGGGTTATGACCCAGAGATTCATACTGTACATGAAACAGAAGATGAAACGGAAGATGTAACAAAGAAAAAAGAATTATTAAAAAAAAATTTAAAAAAAGAGTTATTAAAAAAGAATTCAAAGAAAAATACTGATGTGGAAGAAGATGACTATTATATAGAAAGTATTTATGAAAATATTATAAAAAAATTAAATAAAGAGTCAGGGGAAAGTTTTAGGTTTGATTCAGAAACAGATAACAAACTTATAGCTGAAAGAAGAAAGGAAGGTCATAGCTTAGAAGATTTTTATAAAGTTATAGAATCAAGAGTGAAGAGCTGGAAGGATACTCCTATGGCAGTGGATATAAAACCAGAGATTCTGTTTGGTCATAAATTTAAGACTTATTTAAATGAAAAGTAATTATAGTGGTGAAGAGATATACTAAAGTATATACTATGAAAAATCTAAAATTCAGATATAGTCTATGTTAAGATATAATATATATAGAAAATAGGATTATTAGTGTTATTAATGATAAAAAATATTACTGGAATTTTTAAAATTCCAGTAATATAAAATTTAAATTTCAGTAGTATAAAATAAGAAAATTTTTATAAGTTGTATAATAAGAACTATATACTATATTGTATCAACCTCATATTCTAATATTTTTCCAGTGATTGCACTGATTGTTATATCATATTCGTTGTTTCCTTTTATTATTTCGCCTTCATATTCTTTGTCATCTTCATCATATTCAAATTTTACTATTTTACCACCAGGTACTTTATTTAGCATTATTGATTTAGCTTTTTCAATGCTAATTATAGAGTTATTGTTATTAGAATTAGAATCACTATTATTGTGATTATTATCAGAGTCATCATAATCATTATCATCGTAATCATCGTCTATATCAATATCTATAATTCTTCCATCAAATGCATTTATATCTATTTCATATGTTTTATTATCTTTTACAACTTTAGCCTCGTATTCGTTATCGTCAGCATCATATTTACAGTATATTAAATTACCATTAGGAATAGCATCTAGTATTATAGATTTAGCTTTATCTAAAGATATATTTTTGATATCTAAATTATTGTTTATATCATCATCTTTTTCAATTTCTATTATTTTACCAGAATAGGCATCAATTTCTACTTCATATACAATATTATCCTTTATAACTTTACTGTCGTATTTATTGTCATCTTGGTCGTAGTAACAAACTAAAACATTACTTTCTGGAACAGCTTGTTTTAATATTTCTTTAGCTTCAATTAAAGATATTTTTTTAGTTTTATTTCTTATATCGACATTCTTTAGCTTTAAGATATCCTCAAATGCTTTTTGGTTATCACCTCCGCCAACTTGTGTTACTTCTTCTATATCTTTATTTTTAATAAAATCTTTTTGGCTGTTTACAAGAGTGCCATTAGATATTATTACAGGAGAATCTTCTTTGGCTGCTAATACTCCTATTGATAATGCATCTACTAGAGCATTTTCCTTGTTCATACCATTTTTAGTAACAAATATATTTTTTATGCTTTTGTTTTTGTAGAACTGCTCAATAATTTTGGCATTGGTATTGTTTCTATCTGAACCACTAATTCTTTCTTTATTTGGATATTTTTTTACTGTATTGTCTGATAAAATTTTATTTCCTCCAACTATGTAAGATTTTTTTATAGACCTATTGTTTAAGAAATTTATACTGCCATTATTGCTATTTTCCTCTGATACTAGTATTATAGGCATATTATGTATTGCTGATGGAGACGCTATGCTAACTGCATCAGATAATCCCTTTAATCCATTTACAACTGCTACATTTTCCACTTTTTTTATCTTATCTATTTCTTTAAGTACATTTGTAGACATTTCATAGATGTTATTTCCTACTATTTTATTTACTTTTATGTTAAGTGATTTTATTTCATTTTCTACTTTATTAGATATACTATTTCCACTGTCCACTATATATACATTATCTACGCCAAGTCTTTTAAGTTCAGTTTTAGTTGAACTTTCTATGCTATTGTTGTTTACTAATAGTATAGGAGCATTTTTTAATTTAGCAAAAGGATTTGCACAAAGTGCACTTTGAATAGAGTTGCCATTGACTATAATTGCTGTTTTTGATTGAACCCATCCTAATTTACTCACTTCTACAGCTGTTTCATATCTTGTTTTACCTATTAACCTTTCTTGCTTTGTTACGTTGTTTGCAAAGATTACTGAAGAGCTAGAAAAAAACATCATACCTGCCACTAATATAGCTAAGTTTTTCTTATTCATATTTTTTACCTCACAATCCTTATATTTTATTATTTAGTATGAACTAGTAAAATATAATCTTAAAATCAAGTTACTATTAAATGCAATATTTTAAAATTAACAGATAAGATTATTCAATATAAAGTTTTCATTTTATTATTTAATATTGTATCATAAATCTTGAGGAAAAGGTTTTTAACGTTGGATATATGTAAATCAGTATTAATTACTTTTATCATTTGATAAATAGGTTTTTCCCCATTGTTTCATATGCTCTAAAACAGGTACAAAGCTTATTCCTAAATCTGTTAGGGAATATTCTACTTTAGGTGGAATTTCTTGATAAATGTATCTGGAAATGAAGCCATCTGTTTCTAATTCTCTAAGTTGTTTTGTCAATGTAGATTGAGTAATATTGCCAATCTGTCGTTGTAATTCTCTAAATCGTCTTGTTTTTAAAGAGATATAATAGAGTATTTCAATTTTCCATTTACCACCTAAGATTCTTTGTATTTTAGTTATCGTTTCACAACGTTCAATTTTTAATGAATTATTTTTCATAAAGACATCTCCTTTTTTAAGTATAAAGCAGTATATTTTTTAAGTATAGTGCAGTATATTTGCAAATTCAACATACTTTATTTCTAAATACTTAGTAGTGTTTTTGATACTATAAACACAAAAAGACAGTACTTCTCGATTTTAATATACAATGCTATCATTAATCCTGAAAGAACTCAGGTAGAATTTTATTGATGAAGGAGAGCTGTATTATGCCAAAAGTAAAATATATAAGTAAAGATTTGCAAGAAATAAATGTTTTTAAACAAGGGATGTTTTCCAAACAGAGTTTAAGAAAAATAGTAATTCCTTTGATAATTGAACAGACTCTAATGCTATCAATAGGAATGTTTGATACACTAATGGTGTCTTCAGCTGGTGAAAGTGCAGTTTCAGGTGTTTCTATTGTAGATACAATCAATACTTTACTTATTTGTTTATTAACAGCCCTTGCTACTGGTGGTGCAATAGTTGCAGGTCAATATCTTGGGAGCAAAAACTCAGAAAAAAGTAATCTCGCTGGAAAGCAGTTGTTGATTGTAAGTTTAGGAATATCTTTACTGTTTATGAGCATTTGCTTGATTTTCAATGGTCACATTTTATCCTTGTTTTTTGGTAATATAGAACTTGATGTAATGAGGAATGCGAGGACTTATTTCTATATAACTACAGTTTCTTTTCCTTTTATAGCTATTTATAGTTCATCAGTAGCCCTATTTCGAGCAATGGGTGACACTAAAACAGCTATGGTTAGCTCATTTATTATGAATATAATTAACATAGGAGTAAATGCTTTACTTATATATGGTTTAGGTCTAGGAGTACTAGGGGCGGCATTAGGTACTTTAATGGCTCGGATTGTTGGAGCTACAACAACAATGATTATACTACGTAATCCTAAGTTATCGATTTCCATTCGTTTATATTCTTTTTGGAATATTGATTTTGATACAGTTAAGAGCATTCTAAAAATTAGTATTCCAGCCAGTTTAGAAAACAGTGTTTTTCAAATTGGAAGAATCGTTCTTACTAGTTTAATTGCTGTATTTGGAACCAGTGCGATTACTGCAAATGCTGTAACAGGAAGTCTTATTAATGTAGCAACCATTCCAGGTCAAGCGTTAGGTTTAGCGATTACTACTGTTGTAGCTCAATGTGTAGGAGCTAAGGAATTTGAATATGCTACTTTATATACAAAGTATCTGCTTAAATTATCTTGGATTTATATGATTGTACTTAATATAGGAATCTTATTATTATTGAAACCCATTCTTGGTCTTTACAATCTATCTGATGTTACATTTTCTTTGACTTTTACTATTATGATTATTCATATTAGTGGTTGGGTAACTATTTGGCCGATGTCTTTTGCACTACCAAATGCTTTTAGAGCTGCTGGCGATGTAAAATATCCCATGATGATTTCAATTTTTTCTATGGCTGTTTTTCGTATTGGATGCAGTTATGTATTAGCTTATGGATTAGGTATTGGTGTTTTAAGTGTATTTATAGCTATGCTTATGGATTGGGTTTTTAGAAGTATTTGTTTTTTCTGGCGTTGGAGAAGTGGAAAGTGGAAAGTTATTTAAACATTCCACTTTTCATTTTATTTTGTATTGTACTCATTAAGCTTATAATCCAGACTATAGAGGGTCAGAATATACTTAAAATTGTTTAACCATATTTTCTTTTTATTGTTATATAAGATTATTTGTTATATTTTATATAAAATTACATGTTATATAAAATTCTTTGTCACAGAAAATTATTTGCTATATAAAACTATAGTTCATAATCAAATTCATTAAGTTTATTTAATAAACTTATAAATACTTTTTCTTCTTTTTCTAATGAGCCAAAAAACTGAGCATCAATATTTTCTACAATAGGAAGTGCTTCGTTTAGGATGTTCTGTCCTTTTTCAGTTAAGGTTACTGATTTTGCACGTGTATCCTTAGAATGTTCTTTTCTTGAGATAAGTGAGTTCTTATCCAATAGGTTTATAATTTGGGACACAGACATTACGTCCATTCCTGCTATTTTTGCGAGCATTACTTGTGTAACTTCTGATTCATATTGCATTGAATAACCTAATGCAGTTAGTATAACAAATTGTGGATGAGTCAAACCTAATTTTTTTAGTTGTCTTTTTACTTCTCCATGCCACTTGTTGTAAGTTCGCATGAATAATAAACCTGTTGACATTTCAGAATTATCTTTGTGTTTGGAAGGAAATTGAACCATTATAATTCCACCTTTTCCTTTAATAACATAATAGAATCTGGTACATCTGAAAATACTTGTTTAAGAAAATTAACTTTTTCTTCATTGATGATATCACTTTCCAGCCTAACTGTGTGTTTAATACTTATAGAGTTATCTTTGTTTTCAAAAATCTCATGTCCAAAATAAATACTTCCCATAGGCGTATCTGTCTTGTCCCAAAATTCTTGATTTTCTTTTACAGAAGTAAGTAAGTACTCCATTGGGGGCATACCTTCTAATTCCATTATTCCACTAGAACCTGTTATAAAACCATTATCTAATGTAATATTTTTTAAATCGCTTTCCCATGCATACCATTTTTGAATATCTGCATAATATTCCCATACTTTTTCTTTTTTTGCATTAACTTTAGTCATAAAACTAAATTCCATATAGCACCTCTTTCTGTAAGCAGTTTAATTAAATTTGTTACTTATGTTATTTATTATAAGTATACTTATAATAAGTGTCAATATGTTTTGCAATATAAAATTTAAATAGAGAATAGATAAATTTTTAGAGTATTTGGCTAAAAAATAAAAAAAACTATTGACTTGAAGTTAACTCTAAGTAGTAAAGTATAATTATGGAAAATTTATAAGTATTTAAAAAAACAAGTTAAAATAGAGAATACTTAAAGGGGGAAGAATGACAATGGAACAAAAAAAATTAGGATTTGGATTAATGCGTTTACCAATAAAAGATGAAAATGATGCTACAAGTATTGATATGGATTACTTAAATAATATGGTGGATACTTTTTTAGAGAGAGGATTTACATACTTTGATACAGCGTATGTATACCATATGGGTAAAAGTGAAATAGCACTTAGAGAATCTCTAGTAAAAAGACATAAAAGAGAAAGTTTTACAGTAGCTACAAAACTACCACTAATGGCTTTGAAAACAAAAGAAGAGCAAGAGCCTATTTTTAATGAACAGTTAGAAAAATGTGGTGTAGATTATTTTGATTATTATCTTTTACATAATATAGGGGTATCACATTATGAGGTAGCCAAGAAGTTTGACAGCTTTAAGTTTATTGAGGAAAAGAAAAAAGAAGGAAAAATAAAAAATATTGGTTTTTCTTTTCATGATAGTGCAGAGCTATTAGACAAAGTTCTAAATGAGCATCCAGAAGTAGATTTTGTTCAATTACAGATTAACTATTTGGATTGGGATAATGAAAGCATACAATCTAGAAAATGTTATGAAGTAGCAACAAAACACAATAAACCTGTTATCGTTATGGAACCAGTAAAAGGTGGTACACTAGCAAAAATACCAGAAAGAGCCGAAAAACTATTTAATGATTACAATCAAGATATGTCAGTGCCATCATGGGCAATTCGTTTTGCAGCAAGTAAAGATAATGCCATGATGGTTTTAAGTGGAATGTCAAATATGGAACAACTATTAGATAACACAGGATATATGCAAAATTTTGAACCATTTGTACAGAAAGAATATGATGTTATAGATGAAGCAGTAAAAATTATAAATGAAGCAATTGCAGTTCCATGTACTGCTTGCCAATATTGTGTAGAAGGATGTCCAAAAAATATTGCTATTCCAAACTATTTTGCTTTATACAATGCAGAAAAGCAAGCTATTAATACTGGATTTTCAACACAAATGGTTT
This sequence is a window from Clostridioides difficile. Protein-coding genes within it:
- a CDS encoding beta-lactamase family protein, producing MNKDYCLDLNFENIDPSSVGMDSKKLSQLEPLIISQYSNINGIIIARRGNVVFEKYYNGYNANDTFHVASVTKSIISALIGIAIDKGYIKDVEQKVVDFFPEYTCNPADIYKKAVTIRHLLTMTAPYPFKNTTESLERLSKQRDWVKYTLNQLGQNKNIGTFKYSSAGVHLLSAIITNTTGKCAREFANEHLFKPIGMREIPDYDIKNFGFEDLFGKNLKGWAKDRQGNSTGGWGLTLSARDMLRFGSLYLNDGIWNNKSIISKSWIEESTKMNSNEYGYLWWLCEEDGVLWYSAMGAGGNAICCIPKYDLVIAIPSKIVFKPRDRWQFIKKYILTSIIE
- a CDS encoding excinuclease ABC subunit UvrA; this encodes MKEIKIKGAKIHNLKNIDISIPKNKLVVATGVSGSGKSSLMFDIVFEEGRKQYLQSLGILSGIDNENKFDNIQGLAPTIAVKQNIIRQSNPRSTVGTRTNIINMLTLLYAGEGQVICSACNTPVDNNLICNNCGNEEERLRPSYFSYTSSDGMCMKCSGRGAYFEINIEKLILDKHTTLKKVLDRAQITPGYLRVLSKKFKDYLDIPFLQLPDEVQNEVLYGHYENGKRSSSLAKVLHSRHQRGEDLNGIYSMTTCSECHGFKIGEEARQVLLNGKHIGELGKMSILEVHEFLKSLLNQNKLTTLGKNLINDILIKTNNLIKARLGHLSLYREMSTLSGGEIQRLFLNSHLDSEMDSLIYVLDEPTAGLHESEKIDILKSIKDLKDLGNTVIVVEHDKNTINMAEHIIDIGPKAGVEGGQLIYQGDLEGLLKSNESITGQYISGKYSMPTRTASKNITNTEKMPCIVVQNASTNNLKNVTASLPLGAMIGIAGKSGSGKSSLISDTLLPLLRSYFNNQPSNNKTTIKENEISEVSDDNDYTIVETIADKLSGTQYISGYSEISQTPIGRNINSTPASYIGIWDKIRVLFASQPESIKQNFTAGHFSFNSKGACPKCSGSGYEKIWLGNNLSMDSICNECHGKRFNDESLSIKYKNKNIYDVLNMSVSEAVSFFEDTPNIVSHLKVLEQIGMGYIKLGQPTPTLSGGESQRIKLAKEIGKKRKGNILYVLDEPTTGLSLYDTAKLIQLLDELVENGNSVIVVEHDIEVLNTCDWIIELGSEGGDKGGYIIAEGSPQQLKENSKSITGRYL
- a CDS encoding AraC family transcriptional regulator; protein product: MTNSKSKKEYLRRICKVQDYIEYHLYDSLSLEELSNIAGFSKFHFHRIFKAITEETLSQYVNRLKLEGATSFLIHRTDMTVTDIAHYFGFTDSAVFSRAFKNYYKISPIKYRNNYSKNCKEPYKISQYNRYISKLKSKNNREVKGEIEILELDNVNTAYIRYTGSYGNLASHFPKIVEKLFEYANEQNLIELEKAKILAIYHDNPQFTQEHHLRTSICMTIPDNIVVKESSDLGNMTIPSGKYLVGHFSIFQDEYSDAWDFMYNEWLSNDEHKLRNSFPFEVYLNDPNSHPQNKHIVDIYLPIESF
- a CDS encoding conserved phage C-terminal domain-containing protein, with the protein product MNNGFYQLNSAVLYFNERSDVNKIRFNHYIMRKENIQRLKRTLPRGQFMMTVRKAASDLDLSISTISRLVNEFIDLGILRLISRGVKGNCCSVYSYICSESNDTGVIKKRRSFFEDILEKINETNNSSQKVSKHEYKYKKAKTSDTNMYSCVDKEHRQWGYDPEIHTVHETEDETEDVTKKKELLKKNLKKELLKKNSKKNTDVEEDDYYIESIYENIIKKLNKESGESFRFDSETDNKLIAERRKEGHSLEDFYKVIESRVKSWKDTPMAVDIKPEILFGHKFKTYLNEK
- a CDS encoding cell wall-binding repeat-containing protein, which produces MNKKNLAILVAGMMFFSSSSVIFANNVTKQERLIGKTRYETAVEVSKLGWVQSKTAIIVNGNSIQSALCANPFAKLKNAPILLVNNNSIESSTKTELKRLGVDNVYIVDSGNSISNKVENEIKSLNIKVNKIVGNNIYEMSTNVLKEIDKIKKVENVAVVNGLKGLSDAVSIASPSAIHNMPIILVSEENSNNGSINFLNNRSIKKSYIVGGNKILSDNTVKKYPNKERISGSDRNNTNAKIIEQFYKNKSIKNIFVTKNGMNKENALVDALSIGVLAAKEDSPVIISNGTLVNSQKDFIKNKDIEEVTQVGGGDNQKAFEDILKLKNVDIRNKTKKISLIEAKEILKQAVPESNVLVCYYDQDDNKYDSKVIKDNIVYEVEIDAYSGKIIEIEKDDDINNNLDIKNISLDKAKSIILDAIPNGNLIYCKYDADDNEYEAKVVKDNKTYEIDINAFDGRIIDIDIDDDYDDNDYDDSDNNHNNSDSNSNNNNSIISIEKAKSIMLNKVPGGKIVKFEYDEDDKEYEGEIIKGNNEYDITISAITGKILEYEVDTI
- a CDS encoding helix-turn-helix transcriptional regulator; the encoded protein is MKNNSLKIERCETITKIQRILGGKWKIEILYYISLKTRRFRELQRQIGNITQSTLTKQLRELETDGFISRYIYQEIPPKVEYSLTDLGISFVPVLEHMKQWGKTYLSNDKSN
- a CDS encoding MATE family efflux transporter; this translates as MPKVKYISKDLQEINVFKQGMFSKQSLRKIVIPLIIEQTLMLSIGMFDTLMVSSAGESAVSGVSIVDTINTLLICLLTALATGGAIVAGQYLGSKNSEKSNLAGKQLLIVSLGISLLFMSICLIFNGHILSLFFGNIELDVMRNARTYFYITTVSFPFIAIYSSSVALFRAMGDTKTAMVSSFIMNIINIGVNALLIYGLGLGVLGAALGTLMARIVGATTTMIILRNPKLSISIRLYSFWNIDFDTVKSILKISIPASLENSVFQIGRIVLTSLIAVFGTSAITANAVTGSLINVATIPGQALGLAITTVVAQCVGAKEFEYATLYTKYLLKLSWIYMIVLNIGILLLLKPILGLYNLSDVTFSLTFTIMIIHISGWVTIWPMSFALPNAFRAAGDVKYPMMISIFSMAVFRIGCSYVLAYGLGIGVLSVFIAMLMDWVFRSICFFWRWRSGKWKVI